Within the Butyrivibrio sp. AE3004 genome, the region TGCGGCGAACACTGGGCAAAATACCAGAAAGAACAGGGATGCAGCGCTGTGGTTTTTCCTGTTCAGAGTAATGAACCGGAAAAGAAGATAATAGAGTATAAGGAAGCTGCAGACAGGGAAGGACTCATGATAGCTGAGGTTGGCATCTGGAGAAATGCCCTGTCAAAAGATCCTGATGAGAGAAAAAAGAACAGGGACTACTGTGTGGAGCAGTTGCGCCTTTCGGATTTCCTTGGAGCAAGATGCTGCGTAAATGTTGCGGGAATTGTAGGGCATAGGTGGGATGGAGCTTATAAAGAGAATTTTTCCAAAGAGCTCCGTGATGAGACCATTAGCATGGTCCGTGAGATAATTGACAGGGCTAATGTGAAAAAAACGTATTTCACCCTGGAGCCCATGCCATGGATGATACCAACAAGTCCTAAGGATTATGCGAAGCTTATTGATGAGGTTGATAGAGACAGGTTCGCAGTTCATATGGATGTCATAAACATGATCAATTCCATAGAAAGATATTTTAATGCAGAAGAGTTCATTGATGAATGTGCAGAAGTGCTTGGAACAAGGAAAGGCGATTATTGTAAGCCATCATCACGGAAGAATTCCATATGCAGTTCCGCCTGTGATGGTTTTGCCGGAGATTAAGAAAGCCCTTGAGGGACGTGATGTGAAGATCATTGTTGACTGTGGAATTGCTTCCGGAGCTGATGTTTTTAAGGCGCTGGCTCTTGGAGCAGACGCAGCTGCTGTGGGTCGATCCATGCTCCCGTCTCTTGAAACAGGCGGAGTAAACGGAACTCGTGATTTTCTAAACCATGTCGGAGATGAGTTGAGATATTTGATGAGCTGCACCGGATTTGCAAAAGTGTCTGATATCGATGATTCGGTTATTCACTATATTAGATAAGATTATTTTAGAAAGTAATATGTCAATAACAAAATTTCCTAAAAGTATAGACAGGATTATCACCAAGACAATGAGCATGACTGAGCTTTTTATGAATACATGGGATTCGAAGCTACCGAGTATAAGCAGCCTGCGCTGGGAACAGAGGAAATGTGTTACAGGAAAGACTTATAGGAAAAAATGAAAAATTGGCAGGACTCAGTTTCCTTTGAATTGTGTCCTGCCTTTTTCATGGGTATAATTATCCATGAAAAGGACAGGAATAGGCACAATACTCAAGGTAAAAAGTGATAACTTTTAAAAACAAGAAAAGAGGCTGATAAATGGAAATCAAGCGAATTACAGAAGCTGACAGAACGGATGAGTTCATTAACGTAGAGTTCTCAGGTTATGCTACGGATAGTGATGTGGCTCTTAACTATGAGGAATTCTGCTTTGCTGCGGAAGACGATGAAAGGATTGCGGGAGTTATAACCGGTCGTACGTACTACAATGAGGTCCATATTGAGGATTTGATCGTCGGAAAAGAATACAGAAAATCCGGAGTTGGTAGCAAACTTGTTGCTGCTGTGGAAGACGCATATACAGGAAAAGATTATGAGAAAATAGCACTTACAACTTTTGGATTTCAGGCACCGGAGTTTTATAAAAAGCTTGGGTATGAATTAGAATTTGTTCGTGAAGATAAAGATCCTAAGCTAAGTAAATATTTCTATCTGAAGAGGTTACGGTAACGATGGGGTATGTAGAATGTATTTACTATATAAGATGATAGTTAATTCAAACTAAAGGAATAAATAAAATGCAGATAGACAGGCAGAAAGTAAGGGAACAGTTTGCTTCTTATACAAGAAAATATGATCCAAGTGATCCGAAGATTGCGCTTAAGATAGCTCACACATACAGGGTGGCAGATAACTGCGAACAGATAGCCAGGTCAATAGGTCTTCCGGATGCCGATGTGGAATTTGCCTGGTTGTCCGGAATGCTACATGATGTTGGAAGGTTTGAGCAGGTAAGGAGATACAATACTTTTATTGATTCCGAATCGGTGGATCATGCAGAGTTTGGAGCGGATCTTCTTTTTGGAGATGACAATCTGGTTACCGGTTACACAGAAGACAGATCAGCTGATAAAGAGATGGAGATTGTCATAAGACAGCATAATAAATACAGGATAGCCGGATCGGTTACGGGTCAAACATTGACCTTCTGCAATATCCTACGAGACGCAGACAAGGTTGATATCTTAAGAGTAAATGTGGAAACTCCAATGGAAGAAATCTATAATGTCTCGAGAGAGGTGCTTCTTACATCCGGAGTTTCCGATAAAGTTATGACGCAGGTCAGGGAGCATCATGCTGTAAGACGCGACATAATGAAATCACCGGCTGAACATTTGATAGGCCATATTGCACTTGCTTTTGAACTGGTCTATTTGAAGAGCTGGGAGATTGCAAAGCAACAGGGATATCTATATAAGATGTTTGACTTTCCGACACGGAATGAAAGTATGAGAAAAGCCATGGAAGAAACCAGATATGAACTCGAGAAGTTCTATGAAAATAGCATATGAACTGCTTCAGACAATAAGGGGGAAATCATTTAATGAATAAGAAAATTATTGCTACTACAATTTACATTCTGGGAATATGCTGCGTGCTTTTCTTTGGAGCTAGCGCAGTTTTTGGGGGAAATACTGTAAGTAATCCGGAAGCAATGATTCCTTTCACGGAATTTGAGAGAAATATAATAATGCTGGGGATGGGATTCATTCCGATGATAGCGAGTTGTTTGTTTATGTTATACGCTTATGGAATTAAGGAACGCTCAAAAAGGATATTAGTTCTTATACCGGGAATTGTTACAGGAATACCTTTTATAGTAGGTGCTTGCTTTGTGGTTTATTTGATTTTTCTCGGAATGCTTGATGTGATAGGAATGGGAGCGTAAATGGAAATATGAAAGAAGCGTATTTTGCTGGCGGATGCTTTTGGTGCGTTACGCCAATTTACAAGATGTATGGAGTCGATCAGGTTATCTGTGGCTATGCAGGAGGAGATGAGGAAAATCCTACTTATGAGCAAGTAAAACATCAGGAAACAGGACACAGGGAGACTATTAAGCTCGTCTATGATAAAGAGAAGGTTTCCTTTGAGAAGCTACTTGATATTTACTTCGCTAACGTGGATCCTTTTGATGCAGAGGGACAGTTTATTGATAAGGGTTTCTCATATACCCTGGCAATTTTCTACAATAATGAGGAAGAAAAAGAAATCTCGGAAAAGAAGATAGCTGAGATTGAAAAGAATTCAGGTAAAGAGACTCACGTAGCTCTTTTGCCATATAAGAATTTCTACGAAGCTGAAGAATATCACCAGGATTATTACCTTAAGAACCCGGAGGCTTTTGAGAAGGAACTGATAGAATCTGGAAGGAAACAATAACAGCTGATTATATTCCTCCGGAGTATTGCGATATTGAAGTGCTATTGGATGAACAGGCTGTCAGTTCTGTCAAAAACGGATTTGTGGAACCGCGGATGGTGAATCAGTGTATCAGATCATATAAAATGAGTGATCTTACAAGAGATAATGAGAAAATAAAAAAGAAAACCATACGAATTATAATAAAGAAATAGAACTGTTTTGGGGAAGGTGAGTGTGACTATGCTTAAGCCTGGATTATATGAACAGGTTATCAATAAGCTACTCCAGGAGGAGCTATCTACAAGAACTGAAGACAGTAAGTATTCTGAGCCCATAGACAAAGCTGAGGCATCAGAAGTATTTACGAGGTATATTGCTGACATTGTGCGCAAAACTCTTGATATGATGCCGGAGACGGACAACCTTGATTCAAAGGTTAAGCTTGTAAATAAAATTGTAGGGCTTGTTTTATCTGAAACCAACCAAGATGAACTTAGTAAGCTGGCGGTGGATGATAAAGCGGAGCAGCTCCTTGCAATAGTATCAGAGTCGGATCCCATGTATCGCATTGGGAAACTTAAGGCAAAAGATGTAGTAAGACCGGAAACATCTATCTCTCAGAGTAGCCTCTTTACAGGAGCTGTACATGAGCCACAGATGTACACAGAGATAAAGAAGGAGTTGGAGACTGCTGACAGAATCGACATGCTTGTGTCCTTTATCAAGTGGAGCGGACTTCGCCTTATTATAGATGAACTGAGAAGATTTACGAATGAACGTGGTGGAAAGCTCAGAATTATTACGACTTCTTACATGGGAGCTACCGATGTAAAAGCTATAGATGAATTGTGCAAATTGGATAACACAGAGGTGCGCATTTCCTACGATACAAAGAGAACCAGGCTCCATGCCAAGGCATATGTATTCTACCGTGATACAGGTTTTACAACTGCGTATATCGGATCATCCAACATGTCCAATGTGGCTATGAGCAGTGGGCTCGAATGGAATATAAAAGCGACTGCCAAGGATATGGCACCGACTATACAGAAAATAGAAGCAACCTTCGAAAGCTACTGGAATACCTCTAGTTTTGAGAAGTACGATATAAATGAGCATGACAAGTTGCAAAAAGCATTAAAGGCTGAAAAGTACAGCGGTTCCAGTGCGGAATTCCAATACATAGTAGATGTCAATCCATATCCTTATCAGCAGGAGATACTAGATAGATTAAACGCTGAGAGAGTTGTAAGAGACAGATATAAAAACCTTGTTGTTGCAGCTACCGGAACAGGAAAAACACTTATCTCAGCTTTTGATTACAGAGATTTTTGTGATGGAAGGCCCGGTCAAAATAACAGGCTTCTATTTGTTGCGCACAGAGAAGAAATTCTTAAGCAGAGCCAAGGTGCATTCAGAGCAGTGTTAAAGGATCAGAATTTTGGCGAGCTCTATGTAGGTAATCACAAGCCAGATAGTCTTGGCCACCTATTTGTCTCAATACAAACGGTGGCTTCTCAGAAATTATATGAATTACTTCCGGAAGATTATTATGACTATATTATCGTCGATGAGTTCCACCATGCAGCTGCGCCCACTTACCAGGGACTGCTTGAAAAGTTTAAGCCAAAAATTTTGCTTGGACTTACTGCAACTCCTGAGCGTATGGATGGTAAGAGCATCCTCGACTATTTTGATGGGCATGTGGCAGCAGAAATCAGACTTCCGGAAGCGGTAGAAAGAAAACTCCTTTGCCCGTTCCAATACTTCGGAGTAACAGATGAAACAGACCTATCTTCTGTAAAATGGGTGAGAGGCGGCTATGATAAAACAGAACTTAGTAATCTCTATTCATTAAATAGAGAAGTAGCTATCCGTCGAGTTAATCACATAATAAATTCCCTACATAACTACGTTACAGATATGGAAAATGTCCATGGTCTTGGCTTTTGCGTATCTGTAGAACATGCTGCCTTTATGGCGGAGCAGTTTAATGCAAAAGGAATATCATCTCTTGCGCTAACAGCGAATTCTCCGGACGTGGAAAGAAATAACGCTAAGGCACTTCTTATAAGCGGAGACATAAAGTTCATCTTTGTTGTAGATTTGTACAATGAAGGCGTGGATATTCCGCAGGTGGATACAGTGCTTTTTCTTCGTCCTACAGAATCTTTAACTGTATTTTTACAACAGCTCGGAAGAGGACTTCGTTTGTCAAAAGGAAAAGAGTGTCTGACTGTACTTGATTTTATCGGACAGGCAAATAAGAAGTATAACTTTGAGGAAAAATTCGCAGCGCTGTTGTCAAATACAGATCACAGTGTTCAGTACGAACTTAAGAAAGGCTTTGTTTCACTTCCAAAAGGCTGTTATATACAGCTTGAAAAGAAAGCCTCTGAGATAATCATTAATAACATAAAGAAGTCATTCAGTGACAGGATGGGACTGATATCCAGGATTGAGTCCTTTGAGGAGGATAGCGGACTTAAGCTATCTCTTGGGAATTTTATCAGCTACCATAGAATCAAGCTTAAGACTATATATACCAAGTACTCTTTTACCAGACTGTGCGCTGATGCCAAGGTTATACCGGATTTTAGTGAACCGTTGGAAGAGATTATTACTAAGGCCTTCAGTAAGATAATTGCAATTGACTCACGTAGATGGATTAGATTTTTATTAAAAGTGCTACCTGACCTTAGTACCCTTAATATAGATACGCTGCCTGATTCTGAAAAGAGAATGATGCAGATGTTTTACATCACAGTATTCCTTAAGTCAGCAGAAGATTGGCATTCTGAAGAAGTTAGGGAAAATATGACAACGCTTGCCTCATGCAAGCAGCTTATCCGTGAAATGATAGGCATATTGGAGATAAAACTTGATGAAGTGGATATCATAGATAAACCAGTAGATTTGGGATTCGACTGCCCGCTTGATCTATACTGCACATATACAAGAGATC harbors:
- a CDS encoding sugar phosphate isomerase/epimerase family protein, which translates into the protein MRLGTSSPLVYDCGEHWAKYQKEQGCSAVVFPVQSNEPEKKIIEYKEAADREGLMIAEVGIWRNALSKDPDERKKNRDYCVEQLRLSDFLGARCCVNVAGIVGHRWDGAYKENFSKELRDETISMVREIIDRANVKKTYFTLEPMPWMIPTSPKDYAKLIDEVDRDRFAVHMDVINMINSIERYFNAEEFIDECAEVLGTRKGDYCKPSSRKNSICSSACDGFAGD
- a CDS encoding GNAT family N-acetyltransferase — translated: MEIKRITEADRTDEFINVEFSGYATDSDVALNYEEFCFAAEDDERIAGVITGRTYYNEVHIEDLIVGKEYRKSGVGSKLVAAVEDAYTGKDYEKIALTTFGFQAPEFYKKLGYELEFVREDKDPKLSKYFYLKRLR
- a CDS encoding alpha-hydroxy-acid oxidizing protein gives rise to the protein MNVQKCLEQGKAIIVSHHHGRIPYAVPPVMVLPEIKKALEGRDVKIIVDCGIASGADVFKALALGADAAAVGRSMLPSLETGGVNGTRDFLNHVGDELRYLMSCTGFAKVSDIDDSVIHYIR
- a CDS encoding DUF3427 domain-containing protein → MLKPGLYEQVINKLLQEELSTRTEDSKYSEPIDKAEASEVFTRYIADIVRKTLDMMPETDNLDSKVKLVNKIVGLVLSETNQDELSKLAVDDKAEQLLAIVSESDPMYRIGKLKAKDVVRPETSISQSSLFTGAVHEPQMYTEIKKELETADRIDMLVSFIKWSGLRLIIDELRRFTNERGGKLRIITTSYMGATDVKAIDELCKLDNTEVRISYDTKRTRLHAKAYVFYRDTGFTTAYIGSSNMSNVAMSSGLEWNIKATAKDMAPTIQKIEATFESYWNTSSFEKYDINEHDKLQKALKAEKYSGSSAEFQYIVDVNPYPYQQEILDRLNAERVVRDRYKNLVVAATGTGKTLISAFDYRDFCDGRPGQNNRLLFVAHREEILKQSQGAFRAVLKDQNFGELYVGNHKPDSLGHLFVSIQTVASQKLYELLPEDYYDYIIVDEFHHAAAPTYQGLLEKFKPKILLGLTATPERMDGKSILDYFDGHVAAEIRLPEAVERKLLCPFQYFGVTDETDLSSVKWVRGGYDKTELSNLYSLNREVAIRRVNHIINSLHNYVTDMENVHGLGFCVSVEHAAFMAEQFNAKGISSLALTANSPDVERNNAKALLISGDIKFIFVVDLYNEGVDIPQVDTVLFLRPTESLTVFLQQLGRGLRLSKGKECLTVLDFIGQANKKYNFEEKFAALLSNTDHSVQYELKKGFVSLPKGCYIQLEKKASEIIINNIKKSFSDRMGLISRIESFEEDSGLKLSLGNFISYHRIKLKTIYTKYSFTRLCADAKVIPDFSEPLEEIITKAFSKIIAIDSRRWIRFLLKVLPDLSTLNIDTLPDSEKRMMQMFYITVFLKSAEDWHSEEVRENMTTLASCKQLIREMIGILEIKLDEVDIIDKPVDLGFDCPLDLYCTYTRDQILVAMDYMTPGNVREGVKWLEDKNLDVFFVTLNKSDKDYSPTTMYNDYSISSNMFHWQSQSTTSDTSPTGKRYINHAKEGSKVLIFVREFKKDSVGTAPYTYLGTANYLSHTGSRPMNIIWRLDNPIPAKYIRKTNKLDVG
- the msrA gene encoding peptide-methionine (S)-S-oxide reductase MsrA — protein: MKEAYFAGGCFWCVTPIYKMYGVDQVICGYAGGDEENPTYEQVKHQETGHRETIKLVYDKEKVSFEKLLDIYFANVDPFDAEGQFIDKGFSYTLAIFYNNEEEKEISEKKIAEIEKNSGKETHVALLPYKNFYEAEEYHQDYYLKNPEAFEKELIESGRKQ
- a CDS encoding HD domain-containing protein → MQIDRQKVREQFASYTRKYDPSDPKIALKIAHTYRVADNCEQIARSIGLPDADVEFAWLSGMLHDVGRFEQVRRYNTFIDSESVDHAEFGADLLFGDDNLVTGYTEDRSADKEMEIVIRQHNKYRIAGSVTGQTLTFCNILRDADKVDILRVNVETPMEEIYNVSREVLLTSGVSDKVMTQVREHHAVRRDIMKSPAEHLIGHIALAFELVYLKSWEIAKQQGYLYKMFDFPTRNESMRKAMEETRYELEKFYENSI